The Helianthus annuus cultivar XRQ/B chromosome 16, HanXRQr2.0-SUNRISE, whole genome shotgun sequence genome includes a window with the following:
- the LOC110919174 gene encoding uncharacterized protein LOC110919174, whose product MGVKQGDPLSPFIFILAMEAFSSFLMSASEVDFINGISIPNDSPTISNLIFPDDVLIAGDWSDINALNIRRIMRCFAVVSGLNLNFRKSCLYGVDVHVAEVDRLAAVMRCQAGAFPFIYLGIKVSVNMNKIFNWGPVIELFERRVSQWKASTLSVRGRLTAHTYQVSS is encoded by the coding sequence ATGGGGGTCAAACAAGGGGACCCTCTTTCCCCCTTCATCTTCATACTTGCTATGGAAGCCTTCTCGTCCTTCTTGATGAGTGCATCGGAGGTCGATTTTATTAATGGTATATCTATACCAAATGACAGCCCCACTATCTCCAACCTCATATTCCCAGACGATGTTTTAATTGCGGGTGATTGGTCTGACATAAATGCTTTGAATATTAGGAGGATCATGAGATGCTTTGCCGTTGTTTCGGGGCTCAATCTCAATTTTCGAAAATCTTGTTTATATGGGGTCGACGTCCATGTGGCTGAGGTTGACCGTTTGGCTGCCGTTATGCGATGCCAAGCTGGAGCTTTTCCTTTTATCTATCTTGGTATCAAGGTTAGCGTGAACATGAACAAAATTTTCAACTGGGGTCCGGTTATAGAACTTTTTGAGAGGCGCGTTTCGCAATGGAAGGCCTCCACCCTATCGGTCAGGGGTAGGCTCACCGCTCACACTTATCAAGTCAGTTCTTGA